The following are from one region of the Rhodopirellula sp. P2 genome:
- a CDS encoding M20 family metallopeptidase, protein MSDLIAFPTVSHTSNQAITEWVGDRLRAQGFECEQTRYLDGDGVPKFNLVAKRLPVDSLGQAGDLSVPSGDRAENQTGLAYFCHTDVVPADRWGGPGGNPFAAVVEDDRLYGRGACDMKGSLAAMLAVVDGLDVSQQSAPLWIVCTADEETGLRGAKELAQSSPAYRDLVAHDPVALIGEPTELRVVHAHKGMGGFRVVSHGRAAHSSTNRGVNANVLMIPFLQTILELHERAQTDPMLRDDRFDPPTLTFNFGISDHADATNIVPDRSEVWANWRTMPSVDGGCLMSDAKAAAEQLGLHFFGYKSIAPLETRTDDPALVRMCELAVPYCGREKPETVCYSTDGAVLEELSHRIVCGPGSIEQAHTVDEFIELKSLEDGVLLFQDAVQAFAMRSC, encoded by the coding sequence TTGTCCGATTTGATCGCGTTTCCGACGGTCAGTCATACCAGCAATCAGGCGATCACGGAGTGGGTGGGCGATCGTTTGCGAGCGCAAGGGTTCGAATGTGAGCAAACGCGGTACCTGGATGGCGACGGTGTCCCAAAATTCAATTTGGTTGCCAAGCGTCTGCCGGTCGACTCGCTGGGACAAGCTGGGGACTTGTCTGTGCCGTCCGGCGATCGGGCTGAAAACCAAACTGGACTGGCTTATTTTTGTCACACCGATGTCGTGCCGGCAGATCGGTGGGGCGGGCCGGGCGGAAACCCCTTCGCGGCGGTGGTGGAAGACGACCGTTTGTATGGTCGCGGTGCGTGTGACATGAAGGGGTCGTTGGCCGCGATGCTTGCTGTGGTGGATGGTTTGGACGTGTCGCAGCAATCCGCTCCGCTCTGGATCGTTTGCACTGCCGATGAGGAAACGGGGCTCCGAGGTGCCAAGGAGTTGGCGCAAAGCAGCCCGGCCTATCGCGACCTTGTGGCGCACGATCCAGTCGCGTTGATCGGCGAGCCAACCGAATTGCGGGTGGTCCACGCGCACAAAGGCATGGGCGGATTTCGCGTGGTCTCGCATGGGCGAGCCGCTCACAGCAGCACCAATCGAGGCGTCAATGCGAACGTGCTGATGATCCCCTTTCTGCAAACGATCCTCGAATTGCACGAACGAGCGCAGACGGACCCGATGTTGCGAGACGATCGATTCGACCCTCCGACACTGACGTTCAACTTCGGAATCAGCGACCACGCCGACGCCACCAACATCGTTCCGGATCGCAGCGAAGTGTGGGCCAATTGGCGGACGATGCCCAGCGTCGATGGCGGCTGTTTGATGTCCGATGCGAAAGCTGCTGCCGAGCAACTTGGGTTGCATTTTTTCGGCTACAAATCGATTGCACCGCTGGAAACTCGCACCGATGATCCGGCCCTGGTTCGAATGTGCGAGTTGGCCGTTCCTTATTGCGGGCGGGAAAAACCCGAAACGGTCTGTTATTCCACCGACGGCGCGGTGTTGGAAGAACTCAGTCACCGAATCGTTTGTGGGCCAGGCAGCATTGAGCAGGCGCACACGGTCGATGAATTCATCGAACTGAAATCGCTGGAAGATGGAGTCTTGCTGTTTCAGGATGCCGTTCAGGCCTTCGCGATGCGGTCTTGTTAG
- the mgtE gene encoding magnesium transporter — MNAPASPDRTVPADSNETGPPSDWRPWERLGELAEAGDAEALEGFLSSLAANDQALALSRLDEEHHTAVLTLLPAEEAAEVLRHLSETQAAELVDALDAADAAAIVQEMSSDEQADLLGDLDDEQAESILLAMPPADAASVRELAAYSDDQAGGLLVREILRFKQSSLVHEVITTLSENAEEFRDYDVQYAYLTDDNDKLVGVLPMRNLLFAKRTDPVADIMILDPLSVTASMPLDELRDFFDAHHFLGVPVVDDNHKLLGVVHRNAVDYESTRAAENDFLKSQGIIGGEELRTMPLWQRAKRRLSWLSINILLNIGAAGVIALYQDTLSKVIALAVFLPIISDMSGCSGNQAVAVSMRELSLGLVRPAEMFRVWLQEMSVGLINGSVLGLLVAIVAVVWDGNPYLGLVVGIALCANTLIAVSIGGTVPLLLKRLGFDPAVASGPLLTTVTDMCGFMLVLGMATALLDRLI, encoded by the coding sequence GTGAATGCTCCCGCCTCCCCCGACCGCACCGTGCCCGCCGATTCCAACGAGACCGGACCGCCATCCGATTGGCGACCATGGGAACGACTGGGAGAACTCGCCGAAGCCGGTGACGCGGAAGCTCTGGAGGGTTTCCTTTCCAGCCTAGCGGCGAACGACCAAGCCCTGGCTCTGAGCCGTTTGGACGAGGAGCATCACACCGCCGTCCTGACCTTGCTTCCCGCCGAAGAGGCCGCCGAAGTCCTGCGTCACCTGAGTGAGACCCAAGCGGCCGAATTGGTCGACGCGCTGGATGCGGCAGATGCGGCGGCCATCGTCCAAGAGATGTCCAGCGACGAACAGGCTGACTTGCTGGGTGACTTGGATGACGAACAAGCCGAATCCATTCTGCTGGCGATGCCGCCCGCGGATGCGGCCTCGGTTCGAGAATTGGCCGCCTACAGCGATGACCAAGCCGGCGGTCTGCTCGTTCGTGAGATCCTGCGTTTCAAGCAGAGCAGCCTGGTCCACGAAGTCATCACGACACTCTCCGAAAACGCCGAAGAGTTTCGCGACTACGACGTTCAGTACGCCTACCTGACCGACGACAACGACAAACTGGTTGGTGTGCTGCCCATGCGGAACCTGCTGTTCGCCAAACGCACCGACCCGGTGGCGGACATCATGATCCTCGATCCGTTGTCGGTCACCGCCAGCATGCCACTGGATGAACTGCGTGACTTCTTTGACGCCCATCACTTCTTGGGCGTCCCCGTCGTCGATGACAACCACAAACTTCTGGGCGTCGTCCACCGAAACGCCGTGGACTACGAATCGACCCGTGCCGCCGAAAACGATTTCCTAAAAAGCCAGGGGATCATCGGCGGGGAAGAATTGCGAACGATGCCGCTCTGGCAAAGAGCGAAACGACGACTGAGTTGGCTCAGCATCAACATCCTGCTCAACATCGGCGCGGCGGGTGTCATCGCCTTGTATCAAGACACGCTTTCCAAAGTGATCGCGTTGGCCGTGTTCCTTCCAATCATCAGCGACATGAGTGGTTGCAGCGGCAACCAAGCCGTCGCGGTCAGCATGCGAGAGCTTTCACTCGGCTTGGTTCGCCCGGCCGAAATGTTTCGCGTGTGGCTGCAAGAGATGAGTGTCGGCCTGATCAACGGATCGGTGCTCGGACTGCTGGTCGCGATTGTCGCCGTGGTCTGGGACGGCAACCCTTACCTCGGACTGGTCGTGGGAATCGCGTTGTGTGCAAACACTTTGATCGCGGTCTCGATCGGTGGCACCGTTCCACTGCTGCTCAAACGACTTGGGTTTGACCCCGCCGTTGCCAGTGGCCCGTTGCTGACCACGGTGACCGACATGTGCGGTTTCATGCTGGTCCTCGGAATGGCCACAGCGTTGTTGGATCGTCTGATCTAA
- a CDS encoding YraN family protein has translation MAADRVPRALAWITSHAQRWHEWYIDQRFGAIDDDAPLGRRGEQVAARLLRRKGLQVIAESESDRAGEIDLIAIRKRPRLMVFVEVKTLSTTRPGHPADRVDENKQARITRAALRYLKRQKLLGVACRFDVVAVWWPGDEPRPTRIEHYESAFDAAGIDSFFV, from the coding sequence TTGGCCGCCGATCGCGTCCCCCGAGCCCTCGCTTGGATCACCTCGCATGCCCAGCGCTGGCACGAGTGGTACATCGACCAGCGATTTGGTGCGATTGATGACGATGCCCCACTCGGTCGCCGTGGTGAGCAAGTGGCCGCTCGGTTGCTGCGACGCAAAGGGCTGCAAGTCATCGCCGAAAGTGAATCCGATCGCGCTGGTGAAATCGACCTGATCGCGATTCGCAAACGTCCACGGCTGATGGTGTTTGTGGAAGTCAAAACGCTCTCCACCACACGGCCGGGTCACCCGGCCGACCGAGTCGACGAAAACAAACAAGCCCGCATCACCCGCGCGGCCCTGCGGTACTTGAAACGTCAGAAGCTACTTGGCGTTGCCTGCCGCTTTGACGTGGTCGCGGTTTGGTGGCCGGGCGATGAACCACGCCCGACTCGCATCGAGCACTACGAATCCGCGTTCGATGCCGCTGGGATCGACTCCTTCTTCGTCTGA